The region CCTGGCTGGTGGGAAGTTGGGCTTCTGGCCTGCCAGGTTGGTGGTGCTGCTTACTTTTCCTCCCTCTGTACCCGTGGCACTCACACCAGCAACCCTAATTGTCATCTGCAGGATTTAATGGCCAGCCAGCTGTGCACAACTCAGGGAGGGGCCTGAATCACCCTTCTCACAGCCAAGTGGGGTCTCTGAGGAGTTCGCTGGGTGCAGTGATAGCAGCTAGGAATCCTCTTGGTGAGGGTTGTGCTGCAAGGTGCTGAGTgcagggatgggggcaggggagcTGGGGCAACCCTGGCAGGGGTGGGCCCCAGAGCTCTGGGTGCCTGGGATGGGCACTTGGAGGTACAAGCAGGCGGCTGTCCCCTGGCCTGTGCCCCAGGTCCAGCAAGACCTGGGAGCCCACTCTGCCCGGCAGCACCCCAAGGCCCAGCATGGTGCAAGCTATGAACGCGGCTCTTCTCACCCCCGCGAGGGCGTAGTGCCAGGCAGGCCCTTGGTCTCTTTAGTGGGGCAGCGTGCTCACCCTCCTCACCTGTGTCCTCTGGCCCACCACACCACAGTTCCCCGGCGGGAGGGGCCTCACGTCTGGGTAGCGATGGCCCTGAGAGCCCTAGAAGGTGAGGGCCCTCCCAGAACAGGGTTGCTCCTAGCCCAGGGTGGACAGGACGTGTGGAGAGAGAGCCCCAAGGGGTGGTGTGTGGGCTCCAGCTGGATTCTGAACTGTTCGAGAGAAGTGTACTTCCATGTTTGAAAGATACTGTTTTTAATTATACAAAATTTCCAGACTTTATATTATCATATCAAAGACACAAGATGCCAGTACGTAGTGGCCAGAAGAAAACCCAGGTAGGAAGCCAGCGTGGAAAGTTCCAGTGAGTCTGGGCAAGTGCTAGGCCAGCTCAGAGGCCTGCTGCCGCCTGTCTGTCCGTCGGCCTCCCTGGCAGCTGGGGGTGGAACTGGCCTGGTGGGTGCCCTTTAGGAAGGCCTGTGTCCAAGTCAGGTCCGTGAGGGGCCTGGGTTACCCCGCTGCTTCCACCTCTAACTCCGAATCGCTGTCTTTCTGTCGCGGTCCTTGCTCTGCAGAGGGGAGGGGCAGTGTCGGTCTGACAGGGCAGAAGCCAGTGCCAGCCCGCACCTCCGGGCTTGCCCCTGGATGCTGAGGCCTCCAGTGGTGGGTGCTAGAAGCACCCCCTTCGGTGTGCACCCCAGAGCCCCGAGCAGCGTGGGGAGGAGTGTGCTGCTGCACAGCCGGAATTGTAAAATTAAATTTCCCAGATGTTCAGGCCCCAGGAGCTCGCGCGTGCTGTCTGGAGAGGAAATGGGGATCGGGAAAGCCGTGCCGTATTTTCTCCCTGCTCACCCTGCTTTTCCGGTGCCACCAAGCACCGCAGGGGCTGTAAATCACAGCCAGCCATTCCCCACAAAGTGGCCCTCTCCCCCACGCCTCCCACCAGCCTTCTGCCTGCAGGCGACACTAGGTCTGTGTGGGCAGCCCCAGGGGCGGGGGCTTGGGGACACATGGCAGGTGGCAGGTACGCCTTAGGCCTGTGGCAGAGAAGAGGACCCTGGGAGGGGGAACTCCTTGCCACCTGGTCCCTCCTGAGCTCCTTTTCTGTAGGGCAGGGTGGGTGGCCAGAGTTCCTAGAACCAGCTGTGGTCTGGTCCCCCAGCCCCTTCCGGGTCGGTGTCCCCCCACCTTCCTACCAGACCCCTACTGGGCCCGCGGGGAGCGTGTGTCCTGGGCACTTGTGGGGACAAGGCCCAGGCCTGGCGGCTAGCTGGGCCCTGCCGGTCCTCCCTGCCCGGGCGCCGCTCCTGGGTTACAGGTGCTGCTGGAGGCTCCTGCCTGCGGCCCCGCCTCCCGCCTCCCGCCTCCGCGGCCGGCAGGGTGCCTGCAGGCGGGGGCGCCACGTCCTGGCTGCTTCCCTCCCCGGGGATGCGCGGGACACTCACCAGCTTTCTCTGGTTGCTGAGGCAGAAGGTGCAGATCTGTTTGGGTTGGGCGTTCTCGCCGTCGCGggctggcggcggcggggggctgCCTGCACGCGCCGCGTGGAAGAAGGCGGACCCCGAGTGGCACGGCTGCCCGTCGCCGCAGGCCTCGCCCACCAGGAGCACGTTGCCCAGGTGCGAGATGTAGCTGGAGGCGAGGCGCAGCGTCTCAATCTTGGAGAGCTTGCGGTCGGCCGGCTCGGTGGGGATGAGCGTGCGCAGCGCCGTGAAGGCCGTGTTCACGCTGTTGGTGCGGT is a window of Manis pentadactyla isolate mManPen7 chromosome 3, mManPen7.hap1, whole genome shotgun sequence DNA encoding:
- the SCX gene encoding basic helix-loop-helix transcription factor scleraxis, with translation MSFAMLRSAPPGRYLFPEVSPLSEDEDRGSESSGSDEKPCRVHAARCGLQGARRRAGGRRAGGGPGPGGRAGREPRQRHTANARERDRTNSVNTAFTALRTLIPTEPADRKLSKIETLRLASSYISHLGNVLLVGEACGDGQPCHSGSAFFHAARAGSPPPPPARDGENAQPKQICTFCLSNQRKLSKDRDRKTAIRS